A DNA window from Drosophila pseudoobscura strain MV-25-SWS-2005 chromosome 2, UCI_Dpse_MV25, whole genome shotgun sequence contains the following coding sequences:
- the Osi1 gene encoding uncharacterized protein Osi1 — protein MRSIQFAVRSLIVQQKLAPRSESDPESPVALALALHPQLGGRNCDSGACCMHMSIRRADEVQLAKQLSSLRASACGCLAVIKGVASAFWLLFVSRPVSRAVSQLSQTRLAFQIDIKMLLCRIVVALMLLLLLHYGSAEEQATDAPQSTPAIHRSNGRAGSSLLSHSDAYIARNQRQCFDTRNLMSCIKYKASKLIWKLATNGMGFFPNEYGRDLAADKHRLLRLVQLGEPADDIVVFNDAKSLEGDSELTLIFKFLKRAVETFGRNHGLQLALSSETGARVMDESEARLKKKKRKWLIILPLVILMKIAHLKMTLVSMLLTVIGMNVLLVGGVGWLIHYLKYKTMCKIHPHLVQTHSHVYDSEPSDYSQFVGGSSFSNSYSPYSSGAGAGHDGNNYSKDWATNKAYNGYNYLDTISKRLQ, from the exons ATGCGATCGATCCAATTTGCTGTTCGATCGCTGATCGTACAGCAAAAACTCGCCCCGCGCTCCGAGTCTGACCCAGAAAGCCCggtggcattggcattggcattgcatCCACAGCTCGGCGGCAGGAATTGCGATTCCGGTGCATGCTGCATGCACATGAGCATTAGACGAGCCGACGAGGTGCAACTTGCCAAGCAGCTATCTTCGTTGAGAGCCTCGGCTTGCGGTTGCCTCGCTGTGATAAAAGGAGTTGCCAGCGCCTTCTGGCTGCTATTTGTGTCTCGTCCAGTCAGCCGTGCGGTGTCCCAACTATCGCAGACTCGCCTCGCATTCCAAATCGACATCAAAATGCTACTCTGTCGCATCGTGGTGGCattgatgctgctgctactgctccaCTACGGCAGCGCAGAGGAGCAGGCCACAGATGCACCACAGTCAACGCCCGCCATCCATCGATCCAATGGCCGAGCGGGCTCATCGCTGCTGTCGCATAGCGATGCCTACATAGCGCGCAACCAGCGTCAGTGCTTCGACACTCGCAATCTGATGTCCTGCATCAAGTACAAGGCCTCGAAGCTAATCTGGAAACTGGCCACCAATGGCATGGGCTTTTTCCCCAACGAATATGGACGAGATTTGGCCGCGGATAAGCACCGCCTCCTGCGGCTGGTCCAGTTGGGGGAGCCGGCCGACgatattgtggtgttcaacgaCGCCAAGAGCTTGGAAG GTGACAGCGAGCTGACGCTCATCTTCAAGTTCCTCAAGCGGGCGGTGGAGACCTTCGGTCGCAACCACGGCCTCCAATTGGCGTTATCCAGCGAGACAGGCGCCCGCGTCATGGACGAGTCGG AGGCGCGtctgaagaagaagaagaggaaatGGCTCATTATCCTGCCGCTGGTCATTCTGATGAAAATCGCGCACCTGAAAATGACTCTGGTGTCCATGCTATTGACTGTAATCGGCATGAACGTGCTCTTGGTTGGCGGCGTGGGCTGGCTGATTCACTACCTGAAGTACAAGACCATGTGCAAGATCCATCCGCACCTGGTGCAGACGCACTCGCATGTCTACGACTCGGAGCCCTCAGACTATTCGCAGTTTGTGGGCGGCAGCAGCTTCTCCAACTCCTACTCCCCCTACAGCTCTGGGGCTGGTGCCGGGCATGATGGCAATAACTATAGCAAGGACTGGGCCACGAATAAGGCCTACAATGGCTACAACTATCTGGACACAATAAGCAAGAGGCTACAGTAG
- the LOC4801910 gene encoding uncharacterized protein produces MAGRQVLFCLGLYILVASARGSCFDDDVPVCARSRDSGMYFLFKNECDLRKAQRGNLIGAPLYDVTLRHCFPNCDFQCGNGYQPFCGVSASTGERRTFRNRCEMARSSCLLQADWAVYRWGVCPKASRETLAQHTSPYVGKYQRPQPVPCTRIYRPVCAVYAGVKSTFSNECLVNAENIKTQRNWRIVSEGLCGEDSTKMKHSRKYKPRAKPKLEADRTKRSHSHGKNSNQVEDFQIPEDAVQIYAPSTFHTQFISNTGTMEKSYSLPARKPYVVSAPKVRRVYGSATTEGNAPKSSIRPCVFSNEPVCGSFNGERRTFSNVCALIDYSQSVGDAWSILHDGSCRRCNKPCPSVYQPVCASRNGVDHTVINECFLERVRCKDPRIVWKIIHKGECVKSRGTIKPKAATTERGHKSSLIPRMLYASNRRNASRPSTTTTTTTTTGKPLASLPITKAPINPYKPRQQFRKSFKPTPASEEYNNRKIRKIESASAGFDPVPRSSYAQPSEEESALSLWSSNDNWLVRKTLDNVKGYFSKKPSTFKKAHSEKYPQYSWIKPGESLPLPDPLEATTTSRSTASPMPPTLSIASAELLNLDIGNAANLYEDVDPQILFMLTTAAATSTTTATPEPIETTTAPTTTSDATSPPATTEVSTTAFTSPEAGEETTSEETTAGIEETSATTAATSSATIAGDLSSTESGSESNDEASTEASTTTQSSDYTVEEPLSESSGQTSIYGLDKNSLIMRLLRARTNQNVLI; encoded by the exons ATGGCTGGGAGACAAGTGCTGTTCTGCTTGGGATTATATATTTTGGTCGCTTCCGCTCGTGGATCATGCTTCGACGATGATGTTCCCGTGTGCGCACGGAGTCGCGACAGCGGCATGTACTTCCTTTTCAAGAACGAGTGCGATCTGCGCAAGGCCCAGCGAGGCAACCTAATTGGTGCACCCTTAT ATGATGTGACTCTGCGGCACTGCTTCCCCAATTGTGACTTCCAGTGCGGCAATGGATATCAGCCTTTCTGCGGCGTCAGTGCGAGCACTGGGGAGCGCAGGACTTTCAGGAACCGATGTGAAATGGCACGCAGCTCGTGCTTGTTACAGGCCGACTGGGCGGTGTACAGGTGGGGCGTGTGTCCCAAGGCCAGCAGAGAGACTCTGGCCCAGCATACATCACCATACGTGGGGAAATACCAGCGTCCACAGCCAGTGCCTTGCACCAGGATCTATCGTCCAGTGTGCGCAGTATATGCGGGTGTAAAGTCTACATTTTCGAATGAGTGCTTGGTAAATGCCGAGAACATTAAGACACAGAGAA ATTGGCGCATAGTCTCCGAGGGACTTTGTGGCGAGGACAGCACTAAAATGAAGCACAGTCGCAAATATAAGCCAAGGGCCAAGCCAAAACTGGAAGCGGATCGGACCAAGCGCAGTCACAGTCACGGCAAGAACTCCAATCAGGTGGAAGACTTCCAGATACCCGAGGACGCAGTGCAAATCTATGCCCCCTCCACATTCCACACCCAGTTCATCAGCAACACAGGCACCATGGAGAAGAGCTACTCCCTCCCAGCTCGCAAGCCCTATGTGGTGTCCGCGCCAAAGGTCCGGCGAGTCTATGGAAGTGCCACCACTGAAGGTAATGCTCCAAAAAGCTCCATAAGGCCGTGCGTGTTTAGCAACGAGCCTGTGTGTGGCAGCTTCAACGGAGAGAGACGCACATTTTCGAATGTGTGTGCTCTCATAGACTACAGCCAGAGCGTCGGTGATG CATGGTCCATTTTACACGACGGCTCCTGCCGACGCTGTAACAAGCCCTGCCCCTCGGTCTATCAGCCTGTGTGTGCCAGTCGGAACGGCGTAGACCACACAGTAATCAATGAGTGCTTTCTGGAGAGAGTGCGTTGCAAGGATCCCAGAATTG TTTGGAAGATTATCCACAAAGGAGAGTGCGTAAAGTCCAGGGGAACGATCAAGCCCAAGGCAGCTACCACGGAACGCGGTCACAAATCTTCTCTGATTCCCCGTATGCTGTATGCCAGCAACAGGCGAAATGCCTCCCGCCCCTCtactaccaccaccaccaccaccaccaccgggAAGCCTCTGGCCAGCCTCCCAATAACGAAGGCACCAATAAACCCATACAAGCCGCGCCAGCAGTTCAGGAAATCGTTTAAACCAACGCCAGCATCTGAGGAATACAACAATCGCAAGATTCGCAAAATAGAGTCGGCCAGTGCCGGCTTTGACCCCGTGCCTCGATCCAGTTATGCGCAGCCAAGCGAAGAAGAGTCCGCTTTAAGTCTTTGGTCCTCAAATGACAATTGGCTGGTTCGAAAGACCCTCGACAACGTCAAGGGTTACTTCAGCAAAAAACCATCGACCTTCAAAAAGGCGCACAGCGAAAAGTATCCGCAATATTCCTGGATTAAGCCGGGGGAATCCTTGCCCCTACCAGATCCACTTGAGGCGACGACAACCAGCAGAAGCACAGCATCGCCGATGCCGCCTACTCTGAGCATTGCCTCGGCGGAACTCTTGAATTTGGATATTGGGAACGCTGCAAACCTTTACGAAGATGTGGATCCACAAATACTATTTATGCTgaccaccgctgccgccacaaGCACAACCACAGCGACACCAGAACCCATCGAGACCACGACTGCACCGACTACCACCTCTGACGCCACGAGTCCTCCTGCCACAACAGAAGTGTCTACAACAGCGTTCACATCTCCAGAGGCAGGGGAAGAAACGACAAGCGAAGAGACTACCGCAGGCATAGAAGAGACTTCTGCCACTACTGCTGCCACATCATCAGCCACAATAGCTGGAGATCTGTCCAGCACAGAATCTGGAAGTGAGTCGAACGACGAGGCATCAACGGAAGCCTCAACGACAACCCAGAGCAGTGATTACACGGTGGAGGAGCCCCTATCCGAATCAAGTGGGCAAACCTCCATCTACGGTCTTGATAAGAACTCGTTGATCATGCGTTTGTTACGCGCTagaacaaatcaaaatgtgTTAATTTAA